In Terriglobales bacterium, the sequence CGACATAGTCGCACGTCTTAGACGCGCATCCTTAGAAACTGCCGCTCTCAGCCTCAGCTTGCGAGCCTGAGCGAATTATTCTAAAATAATACTGATTTGGTACTATTTAAGGAACGGTCTGTTGGGAGGCCGAACGGGCGGTAGCAGCAGGAATGGTAAAACTCAGCAAATTAACGGATTACGGCTTGCTGCTGATGAGCTGCTTCGCACGCGGCGAGAGGCAGAAGCTGCACACCGCCCGAGATCTGGCCGCCGAGTCGAATCTGCCTCTTCCGACCGTAAGCAAGCTGCTGAAGGAATTGCTGCAGAGCGGGCTGCTGGTCTCGCACCGCGGAATCAAGGGCGGATACAGCCTGGCCAAGGCTGCGCACCAGATTTCGCTGGCAGAAATCATTGCTGCTCTTGAGGGGCCGGTAGCGCTTACCGAATGCAGTTCCGATGTTTCCGGAGTATGCGACCTGGAAGCGTGCTGCACGATCAAACGAAATCAGCAGGTGATCAGCCGGGCGGTGCGGGGAGTTTTGGAAAAACTGACGCTTTCCGACTTGACCCAACCCTTGCAGCTGACGGCCATCAAGGGGGTAGAGGGGAATCTGATCCCGACTGTGGGACTGGTGTCCAGGAGAACGCAATGAGCACTAACATGAATACGATCCGCGAATTGGCGGAACGTGAGTACAAGTGGGGATTCATAACCGATATTGAAGAAGAGAGAGTTCCCAAAGGACTCAACGAAGAAATCATCCGGCTGATTTCCGCCAAGAAGAACGAGCCTGAGTTCATGCTCGAGTGGAGGTTGAAGGCGTATCGGCACTGGGCATCGCTGGAGCAAGCGCAGGCCGAGCCGAAGTGGGCGAACGTGAAGTTCGGACCGATCGATTATCAGGACATCGTTTATTACTCCGCACCCAAGAAGAAGCCGAGCCTGCAGAGCCTGGACGAGGTCGATCCTGAGATACTGCGGACGTATGACCGGCTGGGAATTCCTTTGGCGGAGCAGCAGAAACTGGCGGGCGTGGCGGTGGA encodes:
- a CDS encoding SUF system Fe-S cluster assembly regulator; protein product: MVKLSKLTDYGLLLMSCFARGERQKLHTARDLAAESNLPLPTVSKLLKELLQSGLLVSHRGIKGGYSLAKAAHQISLAEIIAALEGPVALTECSSDVSGVCDLEACCTIKRNQQVISRAVRGVLEKLTLSDLTQPLQLTAIKGVEGNLIPTVGLVSRRTQ